One window of Mediterraneibacter gnavus ATCC 29149 genomic DNA carries:
- a CDS encoding helix-turn-helix domain-containing protein, whose product MIEDKVFERIGYIRKTKHFSMYRLAKEADIPYSSLNNIIHRRTCPTIATLEKLCKGLNITLSDFFDFELYPLQNENLTPEEDELINKYRALTKNKQERLQAYLDGLSES is encoded by the coding sequence GCTATATCCGTAAAACAAAGCATTTTTCTATGTACCGTCTGGCGAAAGAAGCGGATATCCCCTACTCCAGTTTGAACAACATCATTCACAGACGTACCTGCCCTACAATCGCAACTCTTGAAAAACTTTGCAAAGGATTAAATATCACATTATCAGATTTTTTTGACTTTGAATTATATCCACTGCAAAATGAAAATCTGACACCAGAAGAGGATGAACTGATTAACAAATACAGGGCTTTAACCAAGAATAAGCAGGAACGCCTTCAAGCATATCTTGACGGTCTGAGCGAATCATAA